CCTCTGGTAGTTAATGGCAACacagaacctttttttttcaatcaatAATTAGGGAAGAGGCAGTGATCGGTGATGGGGGGACGCGTGTCTTTCAGCGGCTTGCTAATTCCTAATTAAAGTGCATGCGAACATTTGAGCCTCCGTGCACAAAGACAAAGCTCCCTCCCTGAGAAACTTGTTTGTTATCTTTCAGCTACCGTTGCGCTCACAGCTATGACTGCATGAGTTCAAAGTCAAAGGGAAAAGTTGAGAGCAAATTGCAGGGTTTTAAAGAGTTTACAGGTCTGCGATACAACCCATTAGGCAGTCCTCAAAAAGATGTGTTTAACATAGCAATGATcctattatttaaatgttaaatgctgatTTTGCCTGATCGGCCTACGTACCTTGTCAAAAGTGTTCATGTGCTCTTCGATGCTCTTTTCCATAAACCCATTCATCCGGCGGATGTGTTGGACCATCTTCCTCAGAGATGGGCTCGGAAAGTAACGGAACACAGGGAAGAAATCGGCCAGATTCCCCGCGGCGAAGATTCTCAGGACCTCGTTATTGATGTGGACAATAGCGAGAAAGTCCTTGTCGTTGTAGTCGTGCCTTTTCCCAAAACAGAGGGCACAGACCACATTTGCCACAGACGTCACCAGTGGCCTCACTGGATCTATACCCGTTGTATCCTGGCCCATTTCCCCTTTAGCAGCAGCCTGCTTCCGAATCACCTCCACCATCTCCGCAGCCTCAGCACAGACGTGCTCCTCCAGCAGGCAGGCGGCCCCAGACTCGCTGGGCTCAGCCTGGGAAAAGGACCTCAGGGCGTTCTTACACAGCTTCTTATGTAGCATCCACACCGGTCCGTACTTCTCACTGAAAGTCATACTGGTCCCATTGGCGACGGCGGAAAAAGTGAAAAGATCAGGACGGCCGGCGAAGGCGTCGCCCTGCCGAACCAGCGCCTGCCTGATGGTGGTGTATCCACTCAGGACCACGACAGTCAGAGATCCCAAACGCATCTGGTGTTGAGCAATGAACAAATGAGTGAAGCAATAAATGAATAGTTACCTTCAACCATCTGAAAAATAACTGGCACAGTTTGTCGTATGTACCTTGAAAACATCCCCGTACTGGAACCTTAAGCGAGTTAGAGACAGGTGAATCTGGTCGCCCATCTGCAGCAGGTTGCCCACGAGGGGCCAGGGCGTGGggccgggggggtgggggtattTTACATGTTGatgctgggagctgtggtggtgGATCTTTCTGAGGGCcatcaggaggagggtgagaagaCACAGAGCAACAGTGACACTAGACAGCGAAGAACAAGGGTTCTCCTTGTTACCTGGCAGACTCCCAAACAGTCCCATCTTGCCCCTAAGCTGCAAACGGAACGGAGAGAAGAAGCCAATTAGGTTCCTGTCAAATAAATATGGAGATTTTTTTCCTATAAATAGTTTTTCATAGTTTTGCTCACCGCGTGGTTTTCTCTGTTGCGTAGGTGCGCAGAGGTGAAGAGCCAGACCTGAACAACAGCGAGGGCGACACAGAGACAGGGACGTCCCTCTTCAGCTGCGGCCAGGCCccctgcagagggagctgctgccCACTCACAATAGAGAGGCACACATGGTGACAAACTGGGCTCAGCATTGAGGGCAAGTCCGGCCAGCCGGCCACAGCATTGACCCATTTGCCCGCAAACCGGAACCACGCCAAACATCagcccctcctctctgtctctcacaaaCTTGCGGGATGTTTGTGCACTTGTTGTCCAATGTTTTGAATGTTTTCAAGTGGACCTGACTTCACCCAACAGCTCAACTATCAAGAAAGGATGAACAATGTGTAACATTTTCGCATCCCTACATGTGTGCTCTTTGCACAAATAATGTTACTGACAACTTTTTGCCTTGTTGAACGAACCATGTATTTAATGGCTCGATTCACAAGGGGGCGCGCTCCACTCTCCTACGTTGTATGTGGGACAAAACCCTTTCACCACAAATGTTCATTTgtttatacaaataaaaaagacatCACAATAGTCGCCAAAAAGCAAAGCTTACAAAAAAGCAGCAATTTAAATAGCCAAACAAAAGCTGAACCATCAATATAATGTAGACGGTTCTTAAAGTTTTTACTCTCTACCGTGACACAAAAACATCTGCCACTTTTAAAAATGATATTATGatattaatgtttaatattgttcaaataaaattgttgtttttgtatttcctctttttctttcatcTAACCCATATTATCGCCTCAATActcatttttcctcttttgaTCCATGCCTCCAATACatcctgcccacacacacacacacacacacacacacacacacacacacacacacacacacacacacacacacaaatccttcATTCCCTccgttcccttttttttctcactctcCATCGAACCGCCAATTTAGCTCAGGCTCAACTGTGGAACTCCAGACGCTTTGAGGCTGAGAAACAGCTCCTTTGACCTGGTGGTGCACGTTCTCTTCAGGCCCAGGAGGTCGGGTCTTGTCATTAGCTCCGGCAGACGGAGCcaagacacacactgactctgTGGAGCCAGACTAAACGTTGGAGTGTTTCTTGTAATCAGTAAAACCAGAGCTGCAGACGATTCATCCACACACAACTCAATATGtgagcatacagtacatactaaagcctatgtgggatttgttgggttaaGTTGTGTAAGGtattaaaccttaccttgtaaagtgccttgagataaaccttgttgtgatttggcactatataaataaaattaatttgaaCATGTAgttaaacaagacaaaacaagtGGTAATATTGAAGGATGTGTTGTCGAACATGTATGATAGAATGAATTTCATTATAACTCCTCACTGAGTGCTCCACATTAACAGCTTACGGCAGATACTACGTTAAATTCACTGTCTTCATGTCTCAAGTCATCTGTAGGACACAATTAAGAGATATAAATGATCATTTTCAACACATTATATTTcaagtcccccccccctccttttctaTTAGGCATCTGGTGTTTTGTTGATAATTGCCAATAATGTTTAGTAACTTTATTTACAAAGTGACATAATAAAGTGTAATCTGTCTTTCTTAAGAATTTTAGgtagataataataatgttcataataatgatgataataatttCTCACTTGCCTGTTTTGTTGTTCCTTGTATTTGTATATCTTAATAACTAGCTACATAGGTAGGTTTAGCATTATATGCTTTTTCCATGCCATACATTAGTCATCCGCATTATCCGCATAATTTCTTTTTGCATCTAACAATTAATAAGCAACTAATAAATTGCACATACTATTTTAgatattttatttagaaatgtgTCAAGACACTTTAAATAgtagaaaatgtaaaataaagcattACAAGGCCACATTGTCCCATGGGATAATTTTCAAAGTGAAAGTGTCTTTCCAGAGCAAAACAAGCGAACCAGACAAGTTATGTGATCACATTGTTCCTGGGAGACAGCGAACCAGCAGGAGGCCCCTTATCAAAGAAAGCATCTTCCCAATTATGTGAGCTGCCTGATAGATGAGCCTATGTCCGTTGGGCTGAGCTGATTAAATGATCCAAACAGCAAACCAGCCCTTAATAATGCATTATTTAGTAGAGGAGACAAGCGTTTGATAAGgataacataaataaatgaatgaacgaGTGAATGAAcgaaataattaataaatgaatagcGAGAGTGTTAGAGTGTTGTCTATTATACTCTtattcataaaataataaaaataaattatttttatttacacatttgttaACATTTGTTTGGCAGCGCCTTAGCGCGCGCCTGCCTCGCGGGGCACGCGAGGTGAACTGGGATTGGCTGTGTCTGAACGGCGCGTACCGCGTGCGCGGAGACCCTTGCATTgtggcagcaggaagcagccgcACGTAGAGCACTGCCGCCGCGCTCCGCCGCTGCCAGCTGCAGGTATATAAAGAGGCTCGGCGACTCCGCAGCGCGCTGACAGCGAGAGGACGCGGAGCAGCTGGACATGCCTGTGACCGGAGCAGGAGTCCACCACGGCGGAGGCGCCGCGCCTGCGTCACCTACAGGTAACACAACTTTAACACAAGTACGGTCAGTATTCATACGAGCGGGTTTAGCGGAAGAGCTAATtaaggtgtttttttaattagcgTAAACAACAACTAGGAGTGCTGCGTGGAGCTTGATCGTTAGTGGTGTTTGATATTTATGTGTTATTACTTTACTGATgctaaacatgttttttgttgacTGATTGCAGTTGGTCTGATTGAAAATCCAAAGATGTTCCACTGAATCCAGATTAAACTGAAAACACATGATTCATCGTTTCGTAAaatgttgtcttgtgttttgtgtggtcGAGAGAATTGAGTCGTTATTTGTGGTTatcgtgcgcgtgtgtgtgtatgtacaaactttcatttttttatttgtaattaaaggAGTTTTTGACAAATATGGTGAGCACATCACTGGTAGTATTTTGGTCAGCCTTGTTTTCGGACGTGTTCAAATGAGGTCAGTCCAGTTCGCCGCTCGGCGCCAGCCCGACTTTATGGTGCCAGTCGTAACCCTTGACCCCACGGCGTTTCCCTGCTGACAATGCCAGTGCCTCATTTGGCATCATATCCGTGTACTCCGCTGGGCTGGGGTGGCATCATATGATCAGGCTTAGGACGAAACCTACGTTAGcgttcacatacacacacgcacacaagcttAGCGTGACCGCTCTGTTGCGTGTGGGCCTTTTTCAGATGGAAATCATGCCAGCATGAATTTCCAGCCCAACAAAGGCCACCAGCAGTCTGGTAATGGGTGCAACCACCCGGGTTCAAAACAGAATCACAAATCACAGCCTGTGGATGGACAGGACACGCAGGCCCTGCCCATGCCCATCCCAGACCTAGCAGTTCAGTACACCAAGGTAAGCTGCAACACATAAAAGATTTGCCTAATGTCCTTTGATATAAAATATTGTACGAGAGTTTACGGTTTGAAAAGAGTCTCttgttaatttaataatatCAAAAATGtcgttacagtatgtgtgtttaacACAGTTTCTGATCACTGCTGAAATACACATAGTGCAGAAAGTCTATTTTTAAAGTTAtcttctttcatttctctgtCAGTTGTTCATCGATAACGAGTGGCAAGAGTCTTGTAGCGGTAGAAAGATACCTGTGTATAATCCCGCTACAGGGGGACTGCTGGTTGAAGTAGAGGAGGCTGATGCAGTGAGTACATTACTCATCAGATGCAGAAATGAAGACTTGGCTTAACCTTTATGACCTACTTCACTCAAAACCCCTACAGGAAGATGTGGATAAGGCAGTGAGGAGTGCCAGAGCCGCCTTCCAGATGGGGTCACCATGGCGATCCATGGATGCCTCAGATCGAGGTTATCTTCTTAACAGACTTGCAGATTTAGTGGAAAGAGACCGGCTACTTCTAGCAGTGAGAAACAAGCACTTGCACTGCATCCAACTCACCACATTGCTACACAAATACTGTAGCAAATAACAGTTTTTACAAATTAATGGTGGCTTTATTCTAattatcattttttatttacagacaaTGGAAGCTCTGGATTCTGGCAAAGTGTTCCTCATGGCTTATTTTATAGATCTGAAGGCCACAATCAAAACCCTGAGATATTATGGTGGCTGGGCCGACAAAATCCATGGCAAAACCATCCCTGTGGGTCAGTTAGTCACTTTcacaaatattaaataacattcagatttattattatttaaataatgacaatgcatttaaaacatgattaaattattatatattatattttatttaacaaatatttatattaatatttgtaGATGGGAATTATTTGACCTATACACGACATGAGCCCGTTGGAGTGTGTGGCCAGATCATTCCTGTGAGTAgataaaataaatgtactgGAGACTGGATGCGTTGTTAAAATGTTAACCCTAATTTATGATGTCAAGGTCAAACACTAATGATATGCTTGAGGGTGTCAAATCTGTTTTTAGCTGTAATTGATAATGAAGCAAATAGATATAGTTCTCTAAACGTTTACATCTAAGCCAATGcctgtttatgtatttaaatatgaattattctcacagctgtgtgttctgtgctgtgcttATGTGTTTCGGCCTACAGTGGAACTTCCCACTGATGATGTTTGCATGGAAGGTTGCTCCGGCTCTGTGCTGTGGGAACACTGTGGTCATCAAACCTGCTGAACAGACCCCGTTATCCGCCCTGCATATGGCTGCACTCATCAAAGAGGTACTTCAATAACAGCCCTTACTCAGCACGTGGACAAATGCTATGAATTGACACTAAACGGCCGTCTAATAGCTGTTCATTACTTCTTCCCCTCCTCGTCTCGTGTGTTGAGGCTGGATTTCCCCCAGGTGTGGTGAACGTGGTGCCGGGTTATGGTCAGACGGCGGGGTCTGCCATTGCCCACCACATGGACATAGACAAAGTGGCTTTTACTGGGTCCACTGCCGTTAGTATCCGTCAAACTGAAGCTTCCCTTCCGTTCGCCACTTTCACAAACGTATGTCTCACTTTGTTGTCATTCGTTGCCAGGTTGGGAAACTCATCCAGAAGGCTGCAGGCGACAGCAACCTGAAAAGAATTACACTAGAACTCGGTGGCAAGAATCCAACTATTGTCTTTGCAGACTGTGACTGTAagcatttattatattatatcttGTTTGTTTTAAGAATTAGATTTCACAATTAGATACAATGGGGGCATTGTTGACCATGTTTCCATACTGACCAGTGAATCCTAACTAAAAGCTTTAAACGGTGTTGGATGTCAGCTCAAACCCTGTGACACATTTCTGTGCGTCTGCCTGCCTCGCAGTGGAGTACGCAGTGGAGCAGGCCCACAGCGGCCTGTTCTTTAACCAGGGCCAGTGCTGCCTCGCTGGCTCCAGGGTTTTTGTGGAGGAGTCCATTTATGAAGAGTTTGTTCGCCGCAGTGTGGAAAAGGCCACATCCAGAGTCCTGGGAAACCCGCTGCTGCCGGAGGTAGATCAGGGACCGCAGGTAGCCATTGATTTGACTCCGGATGCATCATCTAACAGGTGCCACAGAGAGGAAGCTGTTTTCACCTCACCTGCTGTTTTCTGTAGATCGACCAGAAGCACTTTGATAAGATAATGGCTCTCATAGAGAGCGGTAAGAGAGAGGGAGCCACactggagtgtggggggtctgCGTGGGGTCAGCAAGGACTTTTTATCCTGCCCACCGTCTTCTCTGGTGTGACGGATGACATGCGCATTGCCAGGGAAGAGGTACAGTGCTCTGAGACATGCCTGACAGCAGACACTTGGCTCATGCTTGACACAACTCCTCCTGTACTCGTGCGTTCTCAGATTTTTGGCCCAGTGCAGCAGATCATGTCCTTCCGCAGCGTCCATGAAGTCATCCAGAGGGCCAATGCCACACAATATGGCCTGGCAGCGGGGGTGTTCACCAACGACATTGACAAAGCCCTGACAgtgtcctctgctctgcaggctGGCATGGTCTGGTACGCAGTGGATTTGGTGCTGTCACATATCAGAATTGAAGAATGGATTTTGAATTGATAAAATGATTAGTTTTGCTATGTAGTATAGTCACAATGATGTTGTTGTTCCTTAGGGTGAACTGTTACAATGCCATGAGTGCGCAGTGTCCATTTGGAGGCTTCAAGATGTCTGGGAGCGGCAGAGAACTGTGAGTGCTGTTGCAGAATCTCTCCGACAATATCTcttcatatcatatcatatatcatTCATATCTTCTTATTCCATTttgaccacacacaaacataatcaCGATGTTTGTTCCAGGGGAGAATATGCTCTTCAGGAGTACACGGAGGTCAAGGCAGTCACCATCAAGATCTCACAGAAGAACTCATGACAGCACGACCTTTTGAATTTCTGGCTTCAAGTACACGTCACCTGAATGTTTTAAAGGCATTGTTGAGTCTGTTACTCATTGAGCATTTATTCTTTAGTCTCTAATATTCCCTGTTGTTTATAAAGTcaatgttgtgtgtctgtgacttcaTTTTATGAACTATGTTGTTTTAAAGTGTCTTGGTTCTTCATGCAATCTGTgtcaaatatttcattttactaGTGGACACTTTTTTTGTCATGTTAATGTCTCAGGTGTTGTTTATTAAAGACAGTAGTTTTTTGTTCAGCAAAGACACTCATTCGCTGCAATTTGTCAGAAATATTTTTAtcagatgttttaaaaaaaataaagtgctTTTATAAACCATTCAGAAGACAAGATAAATGAAAAGGAAGGATTAGTGATTGTACACATATAAACTGATGAGTTCACCCAGTTATTGAATAGTTgagaaataaatgcaatatATGATGTTTATAAGCAGTAAACCTTATATTTAGTTCAGTGCAGTAAACTACAACACTGTGCTATGAATATCATTAATGTTGTGATACAAGTAATACAGAAAATGTTTGTCTACCTAATATTATAAAGCTGAACTGTGCAACTGCAATTATTATATACATTCCAATGTATTCAGATGTGTTAGACTTAATTATTACTGTATCAATAAACTATTATGATAAAAAATTTCTTTCTGTTAAATGACAGAAATGTTCAATGACTAATTATGTCCAATTATTCCGGCAAACCATTCATCCATAATGCAGGACTATGACAGCAGCAGTCAATAGACACCTGTTGTTCCTGGCTAGTTGTCCATCTGGACTCGGGTCCATGACATGTCTCTTGTTACCTCGGGGGACCGCCCCGGCCTCGGCCTCTCCCTGGGCCGGGTAGAGGTCCCCTGGTATTTACAGGAGGCCTTTCTCTGGGCCGTGGGCCGTGGGTCACTGGCGCTCTGGGGTTCGGAGCAGCCAGTGACACATCTCTTTCCAAATTTACCCCATCCTGCTTTGCTCCTTGCTTTGTTTTAAGAGACTTCTTGCCCTTTGAAACCACGACATCTGAGAAAGTCACGCACAGAGCAAAAAGAACACAATCGAGGGGTGAGTTGTGTACGAATCATCTGAAAACATTGGCAAAAATGGAATATGTTGGGGCACCTATTGgagtctcttcctcttcctcagcggGGGGTGGTATGAGAGACTTGTTTGGCAACAGGTCCTCCAAGTCTTTCATCACTTGATTGGTGCTGTCTTTGTTGTTCCTGCGGTTCTTCTCCTCATCTCGAGCCTAAAGTCATGAGAAACAGCCAGACTTTTGTGATTTGGTTGTTTCAGTCTCAAACAAAAGAGGTTTTCAAACAGAACTGACGCGTGAACACTCATACTGACTATCTGCATCTTCTTTTTCAGGTCTTTGTTTGCTTGCTGGTATCCCTTAGACACAGAATTCAGGTAGTAGATGGCCAATCTGGTAACAGAGAATCTTACATTTATAAGATGTAGCACATCATTTCATTGAATTGAAATAAAACTAACTCTGGGGTTTGTAGTTTTTTTGCAGTAAACTTTATATCATAAACAAATGCACCAAATGTAAAAGAATATAAAAATTATTGAGGCTCATAGGGTTCAATACTTACACCATAAGGAGAACAGCAGGCATGATGACTCCAGGGTTGGTGGCATATGAGAAAATGTTGCTTATGAACGATGGTAGATCTTGGTTTATAGTGTCCATGACCACATTATACATTTTGTCCTGACCGCTAGGGGataaacataaattaaatgtttttggaTAAATTGTCAAGTACAGTAATTCACAACTACAGGACAAGTCTGGCCAAGTCTTTTATACCTCTACTGACCTGAACGGCCCACAGTCGAAGGATGGCGACATGGTCATGATGGTGTAAACGACTGGAAGCAGGCTGAGAaaaagcacaagcagcagcaagCCCATGTAGAAGTTGTTGGAGCGCGAGGCCTTAAAAACCCGCTCATGAGGAATGTTACAGGCCATCACTGCCCAGGACTGGTAGTACATCGAGCTCAGGAGACGCAAAATGTTCAGTCCCACCAGACCTGGAGCATAAAATGCTCCCATCCTAAGGAAAGCAGCAAAGTTGgcaattttattttgtaatcaCGTAATCAACTAACTTAAGActatttgtatatattttgtGATAGTAGTAGTTATATGATAACAGGTTGACTGCTATAAAATAGTTCCCATTATGTATTATGTTAATTAAAGGTGCACTGAAAACAGTATGCATTAGTTTACAGTTCTTAATCTAATTAAATTGTATTAAATTTTATCTAATTAATTAAATTGACCACCAGCATTCATGTACAAGTAGACAACAAATAAAATTAGGGACAGACCATATCATTCCTTGGTTGAAGACAAGCCCCAGCACATTGTCACTAATGGCAAACTCTGCATATGAAGGCTGGAGTAAAGACAAAAATGATGAACATGAATTATTGCAGCACAACGGAGTCATCTCTCTATGACCATGTTTCTGTAATTAAGTTCTCATTGCAGTGTCCTGTTTCGCTCAGTGCTTGGGATCACCTGTCCTGCTAGATGTAGGTGTGTGGTGTCAGGTTGAGCTAACACAAACTGTGCTGTGCTCACAGTGCTGTTTAATTGCACAAGCACATGATGATAAAATTATTTAATAACGTATACATGGCTCAGGCTGGTCACTTTAGTGAGCAGGGCCAGCTCTAGCCATTTTGGCACCATAGGCAGTATGTTGACTGATCTATGTGCATGgatacaaataaaacatttactatAGAGAAAGTATTCACTCTGTATGCAATATATGCTACAAAACTCTAAACATCCACACATATTGTGCACAGGTTTGTTAATTTCTGTCTCACAAAGACTGCAAATACTCACAAATCCAGCCTCTAAGTCCCAGCACCAGCAGTAATTGAGGAAGCGGACTAAGACTGCCCGTCCAAAGTCACCAATCAGGATCATTAAATAAGCCACTTGTATATCTGAGACAGTCAGCTTCATAAATTCCTGGACAGCAAACAAGACATCTGAAGAATTAAGAGTCAGCATCAACAAACAATTAAAATCCACCATTCGGTCTCTCATGTTTAATTTAGTGACGTATAGAGGGTGCAAATGATGCtgcaaacacagtgaaacaTTATCATGGTGACCATACTGCAGCTCTCCATAATGTCATTTTAACCATCCCTGGACCACAGTTTGACATACGACACCACTACTGACTATTCCCACTGCAGTCTCCCAGCAGGGTCCTCTGATGACATCAGCTGGGTTCACAACTTGGGGAGGCACCGCGGTGGTGTTGAAGTAGGCCGTGTAGTTGGCCTGGTACTCCTGCAAAGCCCACTCAGTGGCATTCTTGATTAATTTCTCGTTCTGTAActgaagaggcagaaaaagcaggaaaactAAGTCAGTCTTTATTGGCATATTTCATAAGAATTTCACATTTCGGCTCCAAATATTTTGCAACCTCAGCGTATCCTGGAGCAGGTTTAGTGTTACTGTTACATAGTGATCTTCCTGCCAAGTTATCCTATGTCTGCGGAGAAGGACTTCAAACCTCTGTCAATAAAACACTTGGCTCCTGGTCACATCCCCGAACAAGGACCTTCTTGTCTGTATGCTTAGTTTGGCGTAGACCTCGTGGTTTCATCAGGGAGATGAAATGGgcaaaacatatttacagtgCATTATATGGATTCATGCACCAAGTAAATACGTCACTGAAGTGACTACAAATACAGCTGTACAGCGCCTGCCTAGGAACAGGTACTGGGTATCCTTCATACCTTTTCATTAACGTCATCAAACAGGGCAAAAAGGAAGGTGTAAAGGTTTCCCAGGAAAAGGGCGAAGATGCGTCCCAGCTGCCATTTGAGGGCGATACGAGGGTGATAATCTTCCAACTCTGCTATCGTTTCAAACAGAGGAGGACACACCAGCCCCAGCAGAGACATCACAAACTCCACCTAATAGGTTGGACAAGAGAGCTCATATTTAATATTCCAGCCAAGTTGTCAAAGCTCAGGCTTCTAAATGTGCAGAGATTGGAGTGTTCTGCCTAAAAGCTTTTGAAATGGCGAATAAATATGCAGGCCCAGCCTACCTCGTTCTTTTGAAACCACGTCAGATCctctttgttcatctgagcaaACATCTGGCCACGTTTTACCACAAAGTAGATGAGGTATCCACTTCCTCCAAGGCACCACAAAATTAGAAAGTTGGCTAGAACCCTGAGGAACCGCCGGAGATGGATGTTCTCATCCTTCTGGTTCTCCTGTTCATCCACAATAGATTCCTGAGAGAAATAAAAGGAATTTGAGGAATGCTTTCCAGGTAATCACATTTCCAAATGTGAATCACACTGTACTATAAACAAGTAGTGgaagtaaatatacagtatatcagcaTTTTGTCATTAACCAtcagatccacacacacaaaccttaaaGCTGGTGGTGATGGACGCATACTTGTTGTCCGCAGTCTCCGGGTTTCCAATCAGGTAGTCCCAGCTGGTGAACATCTTCCAGCTGAAGATGAAGTCTCCCTCATCAGACCCGTCTCCACCTTCATTCGCATTGCGTGCCATCCTGGAGAGAGCAACATGCAGACAGTAAGGACGAAACAAGCCAACCTTTTCGACAATAAAGTCCATCTAATGTGCGCCTCGCCTACGATTTAATGACAACCATCAGGCTGTATCCGAAGATTCCAATGCCAACAAGCAGGTAAGACAAAGGGAGCCTGAACTTCAGCAGCCCAATCATTTTCTCATTGTTGTAATAGCCGTAGAACAAGAAGGAGTATTGGGAGTATCCCTGTAACAGATATACAAACAAACTCAACACAATAATCAGATTGGTAATGGGAACCACTAAACATATTGTTTATTATAATCATAAATGAAttcattcagaacagctgagAGTCTTACACCAAAGTCAAGGAGCACAGACAAATCCATGGCTGTGGCCTGCTCTTCTCGAGGCACCGTTTTCCTGGGAATGGAGCCGTAAGGCAGCCCCATCATGATCTAGGGTCAGATGGTGGTGATTGAGGTAGTGGAAGACATGAACAACAGTGGGGTGTCACCTGCAAACATGCAGTATATAGAAAGCCTCTACCTCAGGCAGCACTACCAGGCCGAACTGGAACCCAAACAGGACCAGGTTCAGAGTGTACATCCACCtcaggaaaataaaataagaggCCACAGACGATCCAAAGTGACCTGTGGTTGGGACGATAGAGACGTTAAGGTGAGAACAGAAACAAGCTCATAGTTCAGTGGTTATTTGCCACAGTGGTACTAACTTTCCACTTCCTTTATCTTCCTCTCCCAGGGTATGCAGGCTGTTTTGAAGTTTTCGAAATCACGTTTAAACTTGATTAGTttctggggggtgggggtggaggtcgTTAGCTCGACAGTCCAAAAACCATCCACAATAAAAGGTCACACAAATGACATTGTTGTAGTTACAAAACGAGCAGATTACCTTGGTCATCATAACTTTGAAGGCATAGAACTTCCTGCCTTTTCCTTTCCCCAAAGCCCCTTCAAACTTTTCAACAAAGTCCTGAGCCTCCCTGAATCAACGTGgataaataaaagtgagtgGCACATgtctaaaaagaaaacaacataacTAACCCATGAATTTATTATCTTAGCGTTAACA
Above is a window of Betta splendens chromosome 9, fBetSpl5.4, whole genome shotgun sequence DNA encoding:
- the tmc2b gene encoding transmembrane channel-like protein 2-B isoform X1 codes for the protein MPPKKKSDLAISVEEVGMEVDATDSGSEDEARRRSRNRRVKPQRKVKCVSDDDEDEEEDEAPRKRGRKKRAKPQDSDEDDEEDKRSVKNKGSKAPRSRAAKVEREDDSEDERETKKKAGKAVPKKEKEEKNLEKKGNVKGKEEKEKDAEKNKKKKKGKLSSSSSDSSSSDSAEESLSEGEIEALKEQVEEKKQLIATLRNKPWRMKRRLLMLKEAQDFVEKFEGALGKGKGRKFYAFKVMMTKKLIKFKRDFENFKTACIPWERKIKEVESHFGSSVASYFIFLRWMYTLNLVLFGFQFGLVVLPEIMMGLPYGSIPRKTVPREEQATAMDLSVLLDFGGYSQYSFLFYGYYNNEKMIGLLKFRLPLSYLLVGIGIFGYSLMVVIKSMARNANEGGDGSDEGDFIFSWKMFTSWDYLIGNPETADNKYASITTSFKESIVDEQENQKDENIHLRRFLRVLANFLILWCLGGSGYLIYFVVKRGQMFAQMNKEDLTWFQKNEVEFVMSLLGLVCPPLFETIAELEDYHPRIALKWQLGRIFALFLGNLYTFLFALFDDVNEKLQNEKLIKNATEWALQEYQANYTAYFNTTAVPPQVVNPADVIRGPCWETAVGIEFMKLTVSDIQVAYLMILIGDFGRAVLVRFLNYCWCWDLEAGFPSYAEFAISDNVLGLVFNQGMIWMGAFYAPGLVGLNILRLLSSMYYQSWAVMACNIPHERVFKASRSNNFYMGLLLLVLFLSLLPVVYTIMTMSPSFDCGPFSGQDKMYNVVMDTINQDLPSFISNIFSYATNPGVIMPAVLLMVLAIYYLNSVSKGYQQANKDLKKKMQIARDEEKNRRNNKDSTNQVMKDLEDLLPNKSLIPPPAEEEEETPIDVVVSKGKKSLKTKQGAKQDGVNLERDVSLAAPNPRAPVTHGPRPRERPPVNTRGPLPGPGRGRGRGGPPR
- the tmc2b gene encoding transmembrane channel-like protein 2-B isoform X2, whose amino-acid sequence is MPPKKKSDLAISVEEGMEVDATDSGSEDEARRRSRNRRVKPQRKVKCVSDDDEDEEEDEAPRKRGRKKRAKPQDSDEDDEEDKRSVKNKGSKAPRSRAAKVEREDDSEDERETKKKAGKAVPKKEKEEKNLEKKGNVKGKEEKEKDAEKNKKKKKGKLSSSSSDSSSSDSAEESLSEGEIEALKEQVEEKKQLIATLRNKPWRMKRRLLMLKEAQDFVEKFEGALGKGKGRKFYAFKVMMTKKLIKFKRDFENFKTACIPWERKIKEVESHFGSSVASYFIFLRWMYTLNLVLFGFQFGLVVLPEIMMGLPYGSIPRKTVPREEQATAMDLSVLLDFGGYSQYSFLFYGYYNNEKMIGLLKFRLPLSYLLVGIGIFGYSLMVVIKSMARNANEGGDGSDEGDFIFSWKMFTSWDYLIGNPETADNKYASITTSFKESIVDEQENQKDENIHLRRFLRVLANFLILWCLGGSGYLIYFVVKRGQMFAQMNKEDLTWFQKNEVEFVMSLLGLVCPPLFETIAELEDYHPRIALKWQLGRIFALFLGNLYTFLFALFDDVNEKLQNEKLIKNATEWALQEYQANYTAYFNTTAVPPQVVNPADVIRGPCWETAVGIEFMKLTVSDIQVAYLMILIGDFGRAVLVRFLNYCWCWDLEAGFPSYAEFAISDNVLGLVFNQGMIWMGAFYAPGLVGLNILRLLSSMYYQSWAVMACNIPHERVFKASRSNNFYMGLLLLVLFLSLLPVVYTIMTMSPSFDCGPFSGQDKMYNVVMDTINQDLPSFISNIFSYATNPGVIMPAVLLMVLAIYYLNSVSKGYQQANKDLKKKMQIARDEEKNRRNNKDSTNQVMKDLEDLLPNKSLIPPPAEEEEETPIDVVVSKGKKSLKTKQGAKQDGVNLERDVSLAAPNPRAPVTHGPRPRERPPVNTRGPLPGPGRGRGRGGPPR